A window of Ictidomys tridecemlineatus isolate mIctTri1 chromosome 1, mIctTri1.hap1, whole genome shotgun sequence contains these coding sequences:
- the Ldb3 gene encoding LIM domain-binding protein 3 isoform X5, with product MSYSVTLTGPGPWGFRLQGGKDFNMPLTISRITPGSKAAQSQLSQGDLVVAIDGVNTDTMTHLEAQNKIKSASYNLSLTLQKSKRPVAISTTAPPVQSPLPVIPHQKDPAQDTNGSLAAPSPNPEARASLGTPSTLELRGTFSSSFSQTSICSSHTEASDLGPPRDSPGAKAIPEGARDPLSLKVLPGPSQPRQYNNPIGLYSAETLREMAQMYQMSLRGKASGAGLLGGSLPVKDLAVDSASPVYQAVIKNQNKPEDEADEWARRSSNLQSRSFRILAQMTGTEYMQDPDEEALRRSRERFETERNSPRFAKLRNWHHGLSAQILNVKS from the exons ATCACACCAGGTAGCAAGGCAGCCCAGTCCCAGCTCAGCCAAGGTGACCTTGTGGTGGCCATCGATGGCGTCAACACAGACACTATGACCCACCTGGAAGCCCAGAACAAGATCAAGTCTGCCAGCTACAACCTGAGCCTCACCCTGCAGAA GTCAAAGCGTCCTGTTGCCATCTCCACAACTGCACCCCCCGTCCAGTCCCCTCTGCCGGTGATCCCTCACCAGAAG GACCCTGCTCAGGACACGAACGGCAGCCTGGCGGCACCAAGCCCCAACCCTGAGGCAAGGGCCAGCTTGGGCACCCCAAGCACCCTGGAGCTCAGGGGCACCTTTAGCTCCTCCTTCTCCCAGACCTCCATCTGCTCCTCTCACACGGAGGCCTCGGACCTCGGCCCTCCACGGGACAGCCCAGGGGCCAAGGCCATCCCTGAGGGGGCCCGGGACCCACTCAGCCTGAAAGTCCTACCAGGTCCGAGCCAGCCAAGGCAGTATAACAACCCCATTGGCCTGTATTCAGCAGAGACCCTGAGGGAGATGGCTCAGATGTATCAGATGAGCCTCCGAGGGAAGGCCTCAGGTGCTGGACTCCTAGGAGG GAGCCTTCCTGTGAAAGACCTTGCTGTGGACAGTGCCTCTCCAGTATACCAGGCTGTGATTAAGAACCAGAACAAGCCAGAAGACGAGGCTGATGAGTGGGCCCGCCGTTCCTCCAACCTGCAGTCTCGCTCCTTCCGCATCCTGGCCCAGATGACAGGGACGGAATACA TGCAAGACCCTGATGAAGAGGCTCTGCGAAGATCAAG GGAAAGGTTTGAAACGGAACGTAACAGCCCACGTTTTGCCAAGTTGCGCAACTGGCACCATGGCCTCTCGGCCCAAATCCTTAACGTTAAAAGCTAA